A single Flavobacteriales bacterium DNA region contains:
- a CDS encoding short-chain dehydrogenase has product MITLINMDNLTPDKFFFETPLYDIIKWTEDSDQVIEDIICFDGKVDGPCIFCGKDTTYKRKGKPLARYEISSILAFNRTLGLTLICSRDEKHEIEIFLKTFPDEYSFLKIGQFPSIASLTKGEISKYRKILGDNFAEFSRGIGLVSHGIGIGSFIYLRRVFENLIEEAHQQAKLTAGWTEENYGKSRMDEKIELLKSFLPNFLVKNKVLYGILSKGIHELKEQECLDIFPVVKLGVELILDEKLKQKEQEDKIKQAEQLIGKVATNLKPGSTK; this is encoded by the coding sequence ATGATAACACTAATAAATATGGACAATTTAACGCCTGATAAATTCTTTTTTGAAACACCTTTGTATGACATAATAAAATGGACAGAAGATAGTGACCAAGTAATTGAGGATATAATTTGTTTTGATGGAAAGGTTGACGGACCTTGCATATTTTGCGGTAAAGACACCACATATAAAAGAAAAGGGAAACCGCTAGCAAGATATGAAATATCAAGTATTCTTGCCTTTAATAGGACACTTGGACTAACTTTGATATGTAGTCGTGACGAAAAACACGAAATTGAAATTTTCTTAAAAACGTTCCCAGATGAATACTCGTTTTTAAAGATAGGACAGTTTCCTTCTATTGCTTCTTTGACAAAAGGAGAAATATCTAAATACCGGAAAATACTTGGTGACAACTTCGCTGAATTCAGCAGGGGTATAGGACTTGTTTCACACGGTATTGGTATTGGTTCTTTTATTTATTTAAGACGGGTTTTTGAAAACTTAATTGAAGAAGCTCACCAACAAGCAAAATTAACTGCAGGGTGGACAGAGGAAAATTATGGAAAATCCCGAATGGACGAGAAAATAGAATTACTTAAATCTTTTCTTCCTAATTTTCTTGTAAAAAACAAAGTTCTTTATGGAATACTAAGTAAAGGCATTCACGAACTTAAAGAACAAGAGTGTTTAGACATTTTTCCAGTTGTCAAACTAGGTGTAGAGTTAATACTTGACGAAAAATTAAAACAAAAAGAACAGGAAGATAAGATTAAACAAGCTGAGCAACTTATTGGAAAAGTAGCGACCAATCTTAAACCTGGTTCAACTAAATAA
- a CDS encoding DMT family protein gives MKSLLVVSLLILSNVFMTLAWYGHLKFSEYKWFGKLGIVAVVFLSWGLALFEYFFQVPANKIGFKGNDGPFSLVQLKVIQEVVSIVVFMLFVLLVFKSETLKPNHIIGFVFLVLAVYFMFKK, from the coding sequence ATGAAATCTCTTTTGGTTGTTTCTTTACTGATTTTATCAAACGTGTTTATGACACTGGCTTGGTATGGTCATCTCAAATTTTCGGAATACAAATGGTTTGGCAAACTGGGTATAGTTGCCGTTGTTTTTCTCAGTTGGGGGCTGGCTTTGTTTGAATATTTTTTTCAGGTGCCTGCCAATAAAATAGGATTTAAAGGGAACGATGGGCCGTTTTCATTGGTGCAACTCAAGGTTATTCAAGAGGTCGTTTCTATAGTAGTTTTTATGCTTTTTGTGTTGCTGGTATTTAAAAGCGAAACATTAAAACCCAATCATATCATAGGGTTTGTTTTTTTAGTGTTAGCCGTTTATTTCATGTTTAAAAAATGA
- a CDS encoding polyphosphate kinase 2 family protein yields MHNFIHDSNIAVFDGSKFNLNDYRTDYTADLKSKKQGKKKLEKDKEVLHELQRMMYATDSHSVLLIFQAMDAAGKDSTIRKVFSGMFPQASSVYSFKAPTSRELDHDYLWRSSLVLPERGTFSIFNRSYYEEVLVTRVHPEFILGQRIPGVDSLEKIDLRFWNRRLEAIKNHEEHLAENGTLILKFFLNVSQEEQKRRFLDRINTQEKNWKFNIGDLKERARWSDYMFAYQELIRHTAVSHAPWFVIPADSKWFMQAAVCDIIIGALKKLDLSYPILNEEDEANLLKAKEMLENE; encoded by the coding sequence ATGCACAACTTTATACACGACAGCAACATTGCCGTTTTTGATGGTTCTAAATTCAACTTGAATGATTATAGAACCGATTACACCGCCGATTTAAAATCGAAAAAACAGGGCAAAAAAAAGCTGGAAAAAGACAAAGAAGTGCTGCACGAATTGCAAAGAATGATGTATGCCACCGACAGTCATTCGGTGTTGCTTATTTTTCAGGCAATGGATGCCGCCGGAAAAGACAGCACCATTCGCAAGGTGTTTTCCGGCATGTTTCCGCAAGCCAGTTCGGTTTATAGCTTTAAAGCCCCTACCAGCAGAGAATTAGATCATGATTATTTGTGGCGAAGCAGTTTGGTGTTACCCGAAAGAGGGACATTTAGCATTTTCAACCGTTCGTATTATGAAGAAGTGTTGGTTACACGGGTTCATCCCGAATTTATTTTGGGGCAACGCATTCCAGGCGTTGACAGTTTAGAAAAAATAGACCTCCGATTTTGGAATAGACGTTTGGAGGCCATCAAAAATCATGAAGAACATTTGGCCGAAAATGGTACGTTGATACTGAAATTCTTTCTAAATGTTAGTCAAGAAGAGCAAAAACGAAGATTTTTAGACCGAATAAATACGCAAGAAAAGAACTGGAAATTCAATATTGGAGACTTAAAAGAGCGAGCCCGATGGAGTGATTATATGTTTGCCTATCAAGAACTTATACGACACACGGCGGTTTCACATGCCCCGTGGTTCGTAATTCCTGCCGATAGCAAGTGGTTTATGCAAGCGGCTGTTTGCGACATCATTATCGGAGCGTTAAAAAAATTAGATCTCAGCTATCCTATTTTAAACGAAGAAGACGAAGCCAATTTGTTAAAGGCTAAAGAAATGTTGGAGAATGAGTAA
- a CDS encoding DUF4180 domain-containing protein, which produces MNFEIVHNNGENVAILHSANVEIRDAQDALEMLMNARYQECEVLQVQQHHLPESFFDLKTGLAGEILLKFSTYGGRLIVVGNFENITSKSLRDFIFESNKVGRIRFVSS; this is translated from the coding sequence ATGAATTTTGAGATAGTGCATAATAACGGCGAAAATGTGGCAATCCTTCATTCTGCCAATGTAGAAATAAGAGATGCCCAAGATGCTCTGGAAATGCTGATGAACGCACGCTATCAGGAGTGTGAAGTGTTGCAGGTGCAACAGCATCATTTGCCCGAATCTTTTTTTGATTTAAAAACCGGACTGGCAGGAGAAATACTTCTAAAATTTTCAACCTATGGCGGACGCCTTATTGTTGTTGGAAATTTTGAAAACATCACCAGCAAAAGTCTCCGAGATTTTATATTTGAAAGCAACAAAGTGGGACGAATCCGATTTGTATCGTCTTAA
- the eno gene encoding phosphopyruvate hydratase, whose amino-acid sequence MSEILNIHARQILDSRGNPTIEAEVITTTGAYGLAAVPSGASTGVHEAVELRDGDKNQYLGKGVTQAVENVNTTIAEALVGHDVTDQTLLDNMMIALDGTANKSNLGANAILAVSLALSKAAAMESGQSLYRYIGGVNAKVLPVPMMNILNGGSHADNSIDFQEFMIMPVKADSFSHALRMGVEVFHYLKSVLKEKGYSTNVGDEGGFAPNIKSNEEAIETVLKAIERAGYKPGSDIFIAMDAATSEFYNQESGMYHFHKSSGQKMSSEEMADYWLNWTNKYPIVSIEDGMAEDDWKGWKTLTEKIGKKVQLVGDDLFVTNVRRLQEGINQKVANSILVKVNQIGSLTETIDAIQLATANQYTNIISHRSGETEDTTIADLAVAMNSGQIKTGSASRTDRIAKYNQLLRIEEELGTEAIYGGNMFRYGK is encoded by the coding sequence ATGAGCGAAATACTTAATATTCATGCCAGACAAATTCTTGATTCACGCGGCAATCCAACCATCGAGGCCGAAGTAATTACAACTACCGGAGCGTATGGCCTTGCGGCGGTTCCGTCGGGTGCATCTACAGGTGTGCACGAGGCGGTAGAATTGCGAGATGGCGACAAAAATCAGTATTTAGGAAAAGGGGTTACTCAGGCTGTTGAAAATGTAAACACCACCATTGCTGAGGCATTGGTGGGTCATGATGTGACCGACCAAACCTTGCTCGACAATATGATGATAGCACTTGATGGCACGGCAAACAAAAGCAATCTCGGGGCAAATGCTATTTTGGCGGTTTCGTTGGCATTGTCTAAAGCGGCAGCAATGGAAAGCGGCCAATCGCTGTATAGATACATTGGCGGTGTAAATGCCAAGGTGCTTCCGGTGCCGATGATGAATATTTTGAATGGGGGCAGCCATGCCGATAATTCCATCGATTTTCAGGAGTTTATGATTATGCCGGTAAAAGCCGATTCGTTTAGCCATGCGTTGCGAATGGGTGTAGAGGTGTTTCATTACCTAAAATCGGTATTAAAAGAAAAAGGCTACAGCACCAATGTGGGCGATGAAGGTGGTTTTGCACCCAACATAAAATCAAACGAAGAAGCCATTGAAACGGTTTTGAAAGCTATAGAAAGAGCGGGATATAAACCGGGCAGCGACATTTTTATTGCGATGGATGCGGCCACTTCTGAGTTTTACAATCAAGAAAGTGGAATGTATCATTTCCATAAATCGAGCGGACAAAAAATGAGTTCGGAAGAAATGGCCGACTACTGGCTAAACTGGACAAATAAATACCCTATTGTTTCGATAGAAGACGGCATGGCCGAAGACGACTGGAAAGGTTGGAAAACCCTGACGGAAAAAATCGGTAAAAAAGTGCAGTTGGTGGGCGACGATTTGTTTGTTACCAATGTGCGTCGTTTGCAGGAAGGCATCAATCAAAAAGTGGCCAATTCTATATTGGTAAAAGTAAACCAAATTGGTTCGCTTACCGAAACCATCGATGCCATTCAATTGGCAACCGCCAATCAATATACAAACATCATTAGTCACCGAAGCGGCGAAACAGAAGACACTACCATTGCAGATTTGGCGGTGGCCATGAACAGCGGTCAGATTAAAACAGGTTCGGCTTCTAGAACAGACAGAATTGCAAAATACAACCAATTGCTTCGCATTGAGGAAGAATTGGGCACCGAGGCCATCTATGGTGGCAATATGTTTCGATACGGAAAGTAG
- a CDS encoding N-acetyltransferase yields the protein MNYFAHESAIIDDGCAIGEGTKIWHFSHIMPKCTIGKGCNIGQNVVVSPEVVLGNNVKVQNNVSIYTGVICEDDVFLGPSMVFTNVINPRSAVNRRDQYLKTIVKKGASIGANATIVCGNDLGKYCFIGAGTVITKEVPDFALMVGNPGRQIGWMSKHGHRLHFDSNGLAECPESNEKYQLKNNKVICLND from the coding sequence ATGAATTATTTTGCTCACGAATCGGCAATAATTGACGATGGATGTGCCATTGGAGAAGGTACGAAAATTTGGCATTTTAGCCACATAATGCCCAAATGCACCATTGGAAAAGGCTGCAACATTGGCCAAAATGTGGTGGTTAGTCCAGAGGTAGTGTTAGGCAACAATGTGAAGGTTCAAAACAATGTCAGTATCTACACAGGAGTTATTTGCGAAGACGATGTTTTTTTGGGGCCAAGCATGGTTTTTACAAATGTCATAAACCCTCGAAGTGCTGTAAACAGACGTGACCAATATTTAAAAACCATCGTAAAAAAAGGTGCCAGCATTGGTGCCAATGCCACCATTGTGTGCGGAAACGATTTGGGCAAATATTGCTTTATTGGTGCCGGAACGGTTATTACAAAAGAAGTTCCTGATTTTGCACTGATGGTTGGCAACCCTGGACGACAAATTGGTTGGATGAGTAAGCATGGCCACCGACTTCATTTTGACAGCAATGGATTGGCTGAATGTCCAGAAAGCAATGAAAAATATCAACTTAAAAACAATAAAGTTATTTGTTTGAATGACTAA
- a CDS encoding DEAD/DEAH box helicase has product MTTFHSLGLQPEILQAVEKLGFEKPTPIQEKSIPYLLENTGDLMALASTGTGKTAAFGLPVLQKINPAAKKIEALVLCPTRELCRQIHDDFQNFACNLNGFRQVAVYGGANIMSQIKELKSGAAVVVGTPGRVVDLIERKNLDISNVKYLVLDEADEMLNMGFKDDLDFILSNTPEERQTMLFSATMPAEVNRIAKRYMNNPEMLETSLANKSAENIEHSIYMVNASIRFDALRRIVDVNPDIYGIVFCRTRKETQQVADNLIKAGYNADSLHGDLSQAQRDSVMAKFRSRHLQILVATDVAARGLDVNDITHVINYNLPDELETYIHRSGRTARAGKKGESIALVTSRDKSSIKILERKIGKQFEIKRIPTGEEICDRQLIKLVDDLAESNVDATEVERYLPIITQKLENFSRDELITRFFATEFTRFSAFYKNAQDINLATSERRSREKEDRNDRYVRDDEGSKRGKKERNRGRGGRVDFDRFFVSLGKKDNLNPHRLMGFINEFPNLQGIAIGRVEIMKSFSFVEVDSNFSSTLVNTVNGQKFHGKPCVIEPASSIKPKKDRDRDRGRDRDRDRKRKR; this is encoded by the coding sequence ATGACAACATTTCACAGCTTAGGTTTGCAACCAGAAATTTTGCAAGCCGTAGAAAAACTTGGTTTTGAAAAACCAACTCCCATTCAAGAAAAATCAATCCCTTATTTGCTCGAAAACACCGGCGATTTGATGGCTTTAGCCAGCACCGGCACAGGAAAAACAGCGGCTTTTGGTCTTCCGGTTTTACAAAAAATAAATCCTGCGGCTAAAAAAATTGAGGCATTAGTATTGTGTCCTACGCGAGAATTGTGCCGACAAATACACGACGATTTTCAAAATTTTGCATGCAACCTTAACGGATTTAGACAAGTGGCGGTATATGGCGGTGCCAATATAATGAGTCAAATTAAGGAATTAAAAAGTGGTGCAGCGGTAGTAGTGGGTACACCCGGTAGGGTGGTAGATTTGATTGAACGAAAAAATCTTGACATTTCGAATGTGAAATATTTGGTGCTTGACGAGGCCGATGAGATGCTTAACATGGGGTTTAAAGATGATTTGGATTTTATTTTGAGCAATACTCCTGAAGAGCGTCAAACGATGCTTTTTTCGGCCACCATGCCTGCTGAGGTTAATCGTATTGCTAAACGATATATGAACAATCCGGAAATGCTCGAAACCTCTTTGGCAAACAAAAGTGCCGAAAACATTGAGCATTCCATTTACATGGTAAATGCATCCATTCGTTTTGATGCTTTACGTCGAATAGTGGATGTGAATCCGGATATATACGGAATTGTTTTTTGCCGAACCCGAAAAGAAACACAGCAAGTAGCAGACAATTTGATAAAAGCCGGATACAATGCCGATTCATTACACGGAGATTTGTCACAGGCACAACGTGATAGTGTAATGGCCAAGTTTCGCTCCAGACATTTGCAAATTTTGGTGGCCACCGACGTGGCTGCCCGTGGTTTGGATGTCAACGACATTACCCATGTTATCAACTACAACCTACCCGACGAGTTGGAGACCTATATACACCGAAGCGGAAGAACGGCCAGAGCTGGGAAAAAAGGCGAATCCATTGCCTTGGTAACTTCTCGAGACAAATCGAGTATTAAAATTCTTGAACGAAAAATTGGCAAACAGTTCGAAATAAAACGTATTCCAACAGGAGAAGAAATTTGCGACAGACAGTTGATAAAATTGGTTGATGATTTAGCCGAATCGAATGTGGACGCAACCGAGGTTGAACGTTATTTGCCAATCATTACCCAAAAATTGGAGAACTTTTCTCGCGATGAACTGATAACCCGCTTTTTTGCCACCGAGTTTACCCGTTTTTCAGCATTCTACAAAAATGCACAAGACATTAATCTTGCTACCTCTGAACGCAGAAGTAGGGAAAAAGAAGACAGAAACGACCGATATGTTCGGGATGATGAAGGCTCAAAAAGAGGAAAAAAAGAGCGGAACCGCGGCAGAGGCGGCCGCGTGGACTTTGACCGATTCTTTGTTAGCCTGGGCAAAAAAGACAACCTAAATCCTCACCGCTTGATGGGCTTTATCAATGAGTTTCCGAACCTTCAGGGCATTGCCATTGGTCGGGTAGAAATAATGAAATCGTTCAGTTTTGTGGAGGTTGACTCTAACTTTTCATCTACTTTGGTGAATACCGTAAATGGTCAAAAATTTCATGGAAAACCATGTGTTATTGAACCAGCTTCGTCAATAAAACCTAAGAAAGACAGAGATCGCGATCGAGGAAGAGATCGGGATAGAGACCGAAAAAGAAAGCGATAG
- the galE gene encoding UDP-glucose 4-epimerase GalE, which produces MTKILVTGGLGYIGSHTVVELLQNGFDVVVVDNLNNSSIEFKERIERIAQKEFSFYEIDVCQTSELNVVFENEKIDGIIHFAAYKAVGESVELPIKYYQNNIGGLISLLDCMKKHDVRNIVFSSSCTVYGDTKNSPIKENEPIAEAISPYGTTKIIGEQILFDFAKVTPSKVVSLRYFNPVGAHQSALIGELPLGVPSNLVPYITQTAAGIRAKLTIFGNDYNTPDGTNIRDFIHVVDLAKAHVKAIDFASKNDFSVEVFNLGTGTGSSVTEVVNAFERVNNIKLNYEYGQRRAGDVEQIWADATKAKEKLGWQTELGLDEMMLTAWEWQKTLL; this is translated from the coding sequence ATGACTAAAATATTAGTAACAGGCGGGCTTGGGTATATCGGAAGCCACACCGTGGTAGAACTTCTGCAAAACGGTTTTGACGTGGTTGTGGTGGATAATTTAAACAACTCCAGCATTGAGTTTAAAGAACGAATAGAAAGAATTGCACAAAAAGAATTTTCATTTTATGAAATAGATGTTTGCCAAACCTCAGAGCTAAACGTGGTTTTTGAAAATGAAAAGATTGACGGAATTATTCATTTTGCTGCCTATAAAGCCGTTGGCGAATCGGTAGAGCTGCCAATAAAATACTACCAAAACAACATTGGCGGCCTCATAAGTCTATTGGATTGTATGAAGAAACATGATGTTCGAAACATTGTTTTTTCATCGAGCTGCACCGTTTATGGCGACACAAAAAACAGTCCCATTAAAGAAAATGAACCTATTGCCGAAGCCATTTCTCCGTATGGAACCACCAAAATAATTGGCGAACAAATACTGTTTGATTTTGCCAAAGTTACTCCATCAAAAGTGGTTAGTCTCCGCTATTTTAATCCTGTGGGAGCCCACCAAAGTGCCTTGATAGGCGAATTACCGTTGGGTGTGCCGAGCAACCTGGTGCCATACATTACTCAAACCGCTGCCGGAATTCGTGCAAAACTCACCATTTTTGGAAATGACTATAACACACCCGATGGCACCAACATCCGCGATTTTATTCATGTGGTAGATTTGGCAAAGGCACATGTTAAGGCCATAGATTTTGCGTCAAAAAATGATTTTTCGGTGGAAGTTTTCAATTTGGGTACCGGAACAGGAAGCTCCGTCACAGAGGTTGTTAATGCTTTTGAACGAGTAAATAACATAAAGTTGAATTACGAATACGGCCAACGACGTGCCGGAGATGTGGAGCAGATATGGGCCGATGCCACCAAGGCTAAAGAAAAGCTCGGCTGGCAAACCGAGTTGGGGCTTGACGAAATGATGCTTACGGCTTGGGAATGGCAAAAAACTCTGCTATAA
- a CDS encoding VOC family protein, which translates to MKQKITPFLWATSDAKEMADYYLSIFSDGKIVEQNGFIFILEIAGQQLGILNGGPHHIQFDDSISLMIDCEDQQEVDFYWEKFTANGGQESMCGWCKDKYGVSWQVVPRGLKELLSNPDREKAQKATQAMLKMQKIDLKKMEEAASS; encoded by the coding sequence ATGAAACAAAAAATTACTCCGTTTCTATGGGCTACTTCCGATGCCAAAGAAATGGCCGATTATTATTTATCCATTTTTAGCGATGGCAAAATCGTTGAACAAAATGGGTTTATTTTTATTCTGGAAATCGCCGGTCAGCAACTGGGCATTTTAAACGGAGGGCCGCACCATATTCAGTTCGATGATTCTATTTCGTTGATGATTGATTGCGAAGATCAACAGGAGGTAGATTTTTATTGGGAGAAATTTACTGCCAACGGTGGACAAGAAAGTATGTGTGGTTGGTGCAAAGATAAATATGGCGTATCGTGGCAGGTAGTGCCACGTGGTTTAAAGGAATTGCTCTCAAATCCAGATAGAGAAAAGGCACAAAAAGCCACCCAAGCCATGTTAAAAATGCAAAAAATTGACTTAAAAAAAATGGAAGAAGCGGCAAGTAGTTGA